Genomic DNA from Nitrospirota bacterium:
ATAAAAAGACTTTTATACGCACTCATACTTCTTTTCTTCGTTGTTATGGCCGGAACTCTCGGCTATATGTTCATGGAGGGATGGGGCTTTGTTGATTCCCTCTACATGACGATTATCACCATTGCATCGGTCGGATACATGGAAGTAAACCCTCTCTCACAGCACGGCAGGATTTTTACGATATTTCTCATTGTATTCGGCATGGGCATACTGCTGTTTGGAATATCAACCTTTACGGCATTTCTGGTAGAAGGTGAGTTAAGCGAAATATTAAGGAGGCGGAAAATGGAGAAAAAAATCGCTGATCTAAAAGGGCATTATATTGTCTGCGGATTAGGCGGAACTGGAAGGCATATAATTGATGAGCTTCATAAAACAGGCAGGCACTTTGTTGCCATTGATACAAATGATGACATCTGCAGGGAACTGTCTGAAAAGGGATTGTTGTTTGTCAAAGGCGATGCAACAAGCAGTGTAGTCTTAAAGGCTGCAAACGCCCCGAACGCAAAAGGCATTTTCTGCTCGCTCCCCACTGACGCAGAAAACCTCCTCCTAATACTTACGGCAAGGGGGATAAATTCATCTTTAAAAATCGTTGCAAAGGCAGAGGAAGATGAATCAGATGAAAAGATGCGAAGGGCAGGCG
This window encodes:
- a CDS encoding potassium channel protein; protein product: MIKRLLYALILLFFVVMAGTLGYMFMEGWGFVDSLYMTIITIASVGYMEVNPLSQHGRIFTIFLIVFGMGILLFGISTFTAFLVEGELSEILRRRKMEKKIADLKGHYIVCGLGGTGRHIIDELHKTGRHFVAIDTNDDICRELSEKGLLFVKGDATSSVVLKAANAPNAKGIFCSLPTDAENLLLILTARGINSSLKIVAKAEEDESDEKMRRAGADDVVSPEFIGGLRMASTMVRPEAVGFFDMMVKHADETYRLEDLTVDAGCPFAGKTLKASGLPDKRGISVVAVKKRGKYIFNPSADERLEGGDVLILIGETNMIREIKAAGK